One Vanessa atalanta chromosome 6, ilVanAtal1.2, whole genome shotgun sequence genomic window carries:
- the LOC125064842 gene encoding MICAL-like protein 1 isoform X1 codes for MSEVKGTKALELWCKRLVKDCPNVQIDNMTTSWRNGMAFCALVHHFRPDLIDVSKLKPENIYENNQLAYSIAEKHLGIPALLDPEDMVENEIPDRLSILTYLSQFYQRLGHTVNTKVSESDPKVTSSSTTNQGSTPIKFGKVALDKCAVCGLPVYLAQRLMVSQKLYHRRCFRCSKCSGHLNPKNYHIVDLSNFSCDSCKNEKTLPKLVNNNDQIGMLAFSSDMSSNPVILRTEEPVSPKVTKPRPQSILEKISMFEKNIEKDSSIEDKVGNISLKENFNNKYKDISKLDEVDKPTNIENHNIDATSIETESNENEDDHLKTDNIYKNLPEKLYKSNKDKFNFLQTQLANDTPDPDNTTNTMKDSESIHIKDGSEMTSLSTDTNGISNNIEVKNNVTDDSRIAQGNGISISLDISSLELSKPNKIEPEITISVPPRRKKHNITGKKLTENKVTTKIIKQYPDHLNPFSEDEDEHDQQAVPHKVSTNPFGSSDDEEDEVSSIQPSPIVPNAQTSTPLKRHIKAYNPFWSDGEEPSSDEELEEKSSNMHKSSITTSTPNLPSSLPRRRKPKAPPPPSIIAEHLDVPSTSMDDVASISSFSSHTSTIHSDQKSFGLSTPKSKKKRPAPTPPDSISTASGFGGSAEKGIDSFGLRNTSDGARKVKGPAPGLPLPERREVKMQMTVEELQVQLDMLETQQLGLERQGVLIEQMIRDKCEGDDGPTAPQEEIEDLVIQLCELVNEKNDLFRKQTELMYIRRQQRLEQEQADIEHEIRVIQSRPAVNRIDADKVREEQLVSRLVEIVRLRDELVQQLDAERRRERQEDLAIAASIATKRAQRNSESNSSSMKSMEAVSPVKKNKVKDKVKKQLKKAKHTLISKKKDEDKPEKERKSK; via the exons ATGTCTGAAGTAAAAGGAACTAAAGCTCTGGAATTATGGTGTAAACGCTTAGTCAAAGATTGTCCAAATGTGCAAATAGATAATATGACGACGTCCTGGAGAAATGGCATGGCATTTTGCGCTCTAGTTCACCATTTTAGACCTGATTTGat AGATGTATCAAAGTTAAAGcctgaaaatatatatgaaaacaatCAGTTGGCCTATAGTATTGCCGAAAAACATTTAGGAATTCCGGCACTTTTAGACCCAGAAGATATGGTTGAAAATGAAATTCCAGATAGATTatcaattttaacatatttatctcAGTTTTATCAACGACTTGGTCATACTG TAAACACAAAAGTATCTGAAAGTGATCCTAAAGTAACATCATCATCAACAACAAATCAAGGATCA ACACCAATCAAATTCGGAAAAGTGGCTTTAGATAAATGTGCCGTCTGTGGGTTGCCTGTTTATCTGGCACAGAGACTCATGGTTTCACAGAAGCTCTATCACAGGAGATGTTTCCGGTGCTCAAAATGCTCTGGACATTTAAATcctaaaaattatcatattgttGATTTGTCTAATTTTTCTTGTGACTCCTGCAAAAATGAAAAGACCCTAcctaaattagtaaataataatgaccAAATAGGAATGCTGGCATTTAGTAGTGATATGAGCTCAAACCCAGTGATTCTGAGGACTGAAGAGCCAGTAAGTCCAAAAGTTACCAAACCAAGACCGCAGTCAATATTAG aaaaaataagCATGTTTGAAAAGAATATAGAAAAAGATTCAAGTATCGAAGATAAAGTAggaaatattagtttaaaagaaaattttaataataagtataaagatATATCGAAATTGGATGAGGTTGATAAGCCAACTAATATAGAAAATCATAATATTGATGCAACTAGTATAGAAACGGAATCAAATGAAAATGAAGATGATCATTTAAAaactgataatatttataaaaaccttccagaaaaactgtataaaagtaataaagataaattcaattttttacaaACACAATTAGCAAATGATACTCCAGATCCTGATAATACTACAAATACAATGAAAGATTCTGAGTCAATACATATCAAAGATGGCTCTGAAATGACTTCTTTGAGTACAGACACGAATGGCATATCAAATAACattgaagtaaaaaataatgtaactgaCGATAGCAGAATAGCTCAAGGCAATGGTATTTCAATAAGTTTAGACATTTCATCTTTAGAACTAAGCAAACCTAATAAAATTGAACCTGAAATTACCATAAGTGTACCGCCTAGAAGAAAAAAGCACAATATTACtggaaaaaaattaactgaaaataaagtaacaactaaaataatcaaacaatatCCTGATCACTTAAACCCTTTTTCTGAGGATGAAGATGAG caTGACCAACAGGCAGTACCCCATAAAGTCAGCACAAACCCATTTGGTAGCAGCGACGATGAAGAAGATGAAGTTTCTTCAATCCAACCGTCACCAATTGTACCTAATGCTCAGACATCAACACCCTT GAAACGCCACATTAAGGCCTACAATCCTTTTTGGTCCGATGGTGAGGAGCCCTCTTCTGATGAAGAATTAGAAGAGAagag TTCAAACATGCACAAATCTTCAATAACAACAAGCACACCGAACCTCCCATCGAGTTTGCCAAGACGGAGGAAGCCAAAAGCACCCCCGCCGCCTTCAATTATCGCCGAGCATTTAGACGTTCCTTCCACATCCATGGACGATGTCGCGAGCATATCCTCATTCAGCTCACACACATCCACTATACACTCTGATCAG AAATCATTCGGTTTATCAACACCAAAATCGAAGAAGAAACGCCCGGCGCCCACACCTCCCGACAGTATTTCGACTGCGTCGGGTTTTGGTGGATCAGCCGAAAAAGGAATCGACTCATTTGGCCTTCGTAACACGTCAGatg GTGCTCGTAAAGTGAAGGGACCAGCTCCAGGTCTACCGCTACCGGAGCGGCGCGAGGTGAAGATGCAGATGACGGTTGAGGAGTTGCAGGTGCAGCTTGACATGCTGGAAACGCAGCAGCTGGGCTTGGAGCGGCAGGGCGTGCTCATTGAACAGATGATTCGCGACAAGTGTGAGG GTGACGACGGGCCTACAGCTCCGCAAGAGGAAATTGAAGATTTAGTTATACAACTATGCGAACTAGTCAATGAGAAAAATGACTTGTTCAGGAAGCAGACCGAGCTGATGTACAT aCGAAGGCAACAGAGACTGGAACAAGAACAAGCTGACATTGAGCATGAAATTAGGGTCATACAATCTCGACCAGCCGTTAACCGCATAGATGCAGATAAG GTGCGCGAGGAGCAGCTGGTGTCGCGGCTGGTGGAGATCGTGCGCCTGCGCGACGAGCTGGTGCAGCAGCTCGACGCCGAGCGCCGTCGCGAGCGCCAGGAGGACCTCGCCATCGCCGCCTCCATCGCTACCAAGAGAG CACAAAGAAACAGTGAATCAAATAGTTCTTCGATGAAATCTATGGAGGCAGTGTcaccagtaaaaaaaaacaaagtgaaAGACAAGGTTAAGAAACAGCTAAAAAAGGCAAAGCATACATTGATTTCCAAGAAAAAAGATGAAGACAAACCAGAAAAGGAAAGAAAgtcaaaatga
- the LOC125064842 gene encoding MICAL-like protein 1 isoform X2, which yields MSEVKGTKALELWCKRLVKDCPNVQIDNMTTSWRNGMAFCALVHHFRPDLIDVSKLKPENIYENNQLAYSIAEKHLGIPALLDPEDMVENEIPDRLSILTYLSQFYQRLGHTVNTKVSESDPKVTSSSTTNQGSTPIKFGKVALDKCAVCGLPVYLAQRLMVSQKLYHRRCFRCSKCSGHLNPKNYHIVDLSNFSCDSCKNEKTLPKLVNNNDQIGMLAFSSDMSSNPVILRTEEPVSPKVTKPRPQSILEKISMFEKNIEKDSSIEDKVGNISLKENFNNKYKDISKLDEVDKPTNIENHNIDATSIETESNENEDDHLKTDNIYKNLPEKLYKSNKDKFNFLQTQLANDTPDPDNTTNTMKDSESIHIKDGSEMTSLSTDTNGISNNIEVKNNVTDDSRIAQGNGISISLDISSLELSKPNKIEPEITISVPPRRKKHNITGKKLTENKVTTKIIKQYPDHLNPFSEDEDEHDQQAVPHKVSTNPFGSSDDEEDEVSSIQPSPIVPNAQTSTPLKRHIKAYNPFWSDGEEPSSDEELEEKSSNMHKSSITTSTPNLPSSLPRRRKPKAPPPPSIIAEHLDVPSTSMDDVASISSFSSHTSTIHSDQKSFGLSTPKSKKKRPAPTPPDSISTASGFGGSAEKGIDSFGLRNTSDGARKVKGPAPGLPLPERREVKMQMTVEELQVQLDMLETQQLGLERQGVLIEQMIRDKCDDGPTAPQEEIEDLVIQLCELVNEKNDLFRKQTELMYIRRQQRLEQEQADIEHEIRVIQSRPAVNRIDADKVREEQLVSRLVEIVRLRDELVQQLDAERRRERQEDLAIAASIATKRAQRNSESNSSSMKSMEAVSPVKKNKVKDKVKKQLKKAKHTLISKKKDEDKPEKERKSK from the exons ATGTCTGAAGTAAAAGGAACTAAAGCTCTGGAATTATGGTGTAAACGCTTAGTCAAAGATTGTCCAAATGTGCAAATAGATAATATGACGACGTCCTGGAGAAATGGCATGGCATTTTGCGCTCTAGTTCACCATTTTAGACCTGATTTGat AGATGTATCAAAGTTAAAGcctgaaaatatatatgaaaacaatCAGTTGGCCTATAGTATTGCCGAAAAACATTTAGGAATTCCGGCACTTTTAGACCCAGAAGATATGGTTGAAAATGAAATTCCAGATAGATTatcaattttaacatatttatctcAGTTTTATCAACGACTTGGTCATACTG TAAACACAAAAGTATCTGAAAGTGATCCTAAAGTAACATCATCATCAACAACAAATCAAGGATCA ACACCAATCAAATTCGGAAAAGTGGCTTTAGATAAATGTGCCGTCTGTGGGTTGCCTGTTTATCTGGCACAGAGACTCATGGTTTCACAGAAGCTCTATCACAGGAGATGTTTCCGGTGCTCAAAATGCTCTGGACATTTAAATcctaaaaattatcatattgttGATTTGTCTAATTTTTCTTGTGACTCCTGCAAAAATGAAAAGACCCTAcctaaattagtaaataataatgaccAAATAGGAATGCTGGCATTTAGTAGTGATATGAGCTCAAACCCAGTGATTCTGAGGACTGAAGAGCCAGTAAGTCCAAAAGTTACCAAACCAAGACCGCAGTCAATATTAG aaaaaataagCATGTTTGAAAAGAATATAGAAAAAGATTCAAGTATCGAAGATAAAGTAggaaatattagtttaaaagaaaattttaataataagtataaagatATATCGAAATTGGATGAGGTTGATAAGCCAACTAATATAGAAAATCATAATATTGATGCAACTAGTATAGAAACGGAATCAAATGAAAATGAAGATGATCATTTAAAaactgataatatttataaaaaccttccagaaaaactgtataaaagtaataaagataaattcaattttttacaaACACAATTAGCAAATGATACTCCAGATCCTGATAATACTACAAATACAATGAAAGATTCTGAGTCAATACATATCAAAGATGGCTCTGAAATGACTTCTTTGAGTACAGACACGAATGGCATATCAAATAACattgaagtaaaaaataatgtaactgaCGATAGCAGAATAGCTCAAGGCAATGGTATTTCAATAAGTTTAGACATTTCATCTTTAGAACTAAGCAAACCTAATAAAATTGAACCTGAAATTACCATAAGTGTACCGCCTAGAAGAAAAAAGCACAATATTACtggaaaaaaattaactgaaaataaagtaacaactaaaataatcaaacaatatCCTGATCACTTAAACCCTTTTTCTGAGGATGAAGATGAG caTGACCAACAGGCAGTACCCCATAAAGTCAGCACAAACCCATTTGGTAGCAGCGACGATGAAGAAGATGAAGTTTCTTCAATCCAACCGTCACCAATTGTACCTAATGCTCAGACATCAACACCCTT GAAACGCCACATTAAGGCCTACAATCCTTTTTGGTCCGATGGTGAGGAGCCCTCTTCTGATGAAGAATTAGAAGAGAagag TTCAAACATGCACAAATCTTCAATAACAACAAGCACACCGAACCTCCCATCGAGTTTGCCAAGACGGAGGAAGCCAAAAGCACCCCCGCCGCCTTCAATTATCGCCGAGCATTTAGACGTTCCTTCCACATCCATGGACGATGTCGCGAGCATATCCTCATTCAGCTCACACACATCCACTATACACTCTGATCAG AAATCATTCGGTTTATCAACACCAAAATCGAAGAAGAAACGCCCGGCGCCCACACCTCCCGACAGTATTTCGACTGCGTCGGGTTTTGGTGGATCAGCCGAAAAAGGAATCGACTCATTTGGCCTTCGTAACACGTCAGatg GTGCTCGTAAAGTGAAGGGACCAGCTCCAGGTCTACCGCTACCGGAGCGGCGCGAGGTGAAGATGCAGATGACGGTTGAGGAGTTGCAGGTGCAGCTTGACATGCTGGAAACGCAGCAGCTGGGCTTGGAGCGGCAGGGCGTGCTCATTGAACAGATGATTCGCGACAAGT GTGACGACGGGCCTACAGCTCCGCAAGAGGAAATTGAAGATTTAGTTATACAACTATGCGAACTAGTCAATGAGAAAAATGACTTGTTCAGGAAGCAGACCGAGCTGATGTACAT aCGAAGGCAACAGAGACTGGAACAAGAACAAGCTGACATTGAGCATGAAATTAGGGTCATACAATCTCGACCAGCCGTTAACCGCATAGATGCAGATAAG GTGCGCGAGGAGCAGCTGGTGTCGCGGCTGGTGGAGATCGTGCGCCTGCGCGACGAGCTGGTGCAGCAGCTCGACGCCGAGCGCCGTCGCGAGCGCCAGGAGGACCTCGCCATCGCCGCCTCCATCGCTACCAAGAGAG CACAAAGAAACAGTGAATCAAATAGTTCTTCGATGAAATCTATGGAGGCAGTGTcaccagtaaaaaaaaacaaagtgaaAGACAAGGTTAAGAAACAGCTAAAAAAGGCAAAGCATACATTGATTTCCAAGAAAAAAGATGAAGACAAACCAGAAAAGGAAAGAAAgtcaaaatga